The genomic stretch caaattataacatcCCCCAAAGCCCCATTGCTAAAACCTTGGTTCCCAGCCTGAGGTgcaattgggaggtggtggaacctttaagaggtggggcctgatAAGAGATTTTCCAATCATTGGGGTCATGCTGTTGGAGGGAGTATTGGTCCTTTCTTGTCTGTCTCATACCTGGCCATGAGAAAAATGGGCCTCCTTTGCCATGTACCCCCACCATGGTATACTATGATGCCATAGGCCCAAAGCCACAGGGCCAACTGGTCATGGACTGAAAGGTccactgtgaaccaaaataaacttttcctctttttcatgtgatttatctcaggtatttgtcagtATAACAGAAAGCGGACTGGCATAGGTACTAAGAGCACACTGGGGAAAAGTCAGTCTCCTGAGCAAATGGCACTGGGAAATTGGATATCTACACAAAGACGAATGCAATTAGacccctaactctcaccatacAGAAAAATCAACTCTAAATCAATTAGTGACTTagatgtaagacctgaaactattaAATTACAAAGAGAAAACTTCAGGGAAATGTTTCAGGACATTGGAATATGCAAGGATCTTCTGGAtaagaccccaaaggcacataaaacaaaaccaaaaatatacaaatgggaTTATATGAAACAAGAAAGTTTCcgcccagcaaaggaaacaatcaacagtaTGAAGAGGtgtcctacagaatgggagaaaatatttgcaaactacacACCCATTAAGGTATTAATGTCTATAACATATAAGAATTTAACTTCATAGCAAATGAATTGATTTAGAAACGGAAAAcagacttaaataaatatttctcaagagaagacatacaaatgcctaatacatatttgaaaagatgttcaacatcactaatcatcagggaaatgcaattcaaaaccacaataagatctCACTTCAGTGAGGACAACTATGATCAAAAGGACAGGATTTAGAGAAAAGGCAGCCTTTACAAACTGGTGGTGCAAACGTAAATCAGGATAGCCATTATGGCAAACAATATGGAGACCCctcaacaatttaaaaacagaactgccatatgatccagcaatcccactactgggcaTATATGTAAGGGAAATGAAATTACCTCcatgtttatttctatttcatcaccctctccctcctctccacctcttcctcttccttttcttcttcttcttctttctagtactagagattgatcccagggatgttctaccactgagctatatccccagtccttttatctttctattttgagacagggtttcactcacTTTaacagattggccttgaacttgtgagcctcatGCCTCATCccactgagtagctgggatgacaggcatctggcttctgtttattctttttttttttagttgtagacagacacaattcctttatttatttatttttatgaggtactgATGagtgaaccaagtgcctcacacatgccaggcaagcactctacccctgagccacaaccccagccccactgtttattcttttttttttttttttattttagtgggaccggggattgaactgaggggcactcaaccactgagccacatccccagccctattttgcattttatttagagacagggtctcattgagttgcttagtgccacaccattgctgaggctggctttgaactctctatacttctgcctcagactccagagctgctggaattataggactgcaccaccacgcctggcctcaGTTTATTCTTaatagcaaagaaatagaaaccaCTGAAGTGTCTATCAATTgatgataagaaaaagaaaatgtggttaatAAATgtcactcattaaaaaaaagatgaaatgctGTCATTTGCAACACATGGATAGAAcaaaaaacattatgttaagtgaaataagccaggtgcagaaagacaaatatcatatgatctcactcatatgtggaatctaaaaaaaatctgacttcatagaagttgagagcagAACAGTGGTTAACAGAGAttgaggagaggaggaagaaggcagTGTTGGAGAAAGGTTGGTCAGTAGATAGTAAGCTACAATTAGAGAAGAGAAATAAGTTCAGGTGTACTATTGCATAGGAGAGTGACTCTAGATAATGATAAATGTaatagatatgtgtatatatacacacacacacatatatatgtatgtgtatatatatatgtgtatgtatatatatatatatatatatatatatatatatatatataattttttttaagctagAAAAAtgtggtgtgggtgtgggtgagtttggtactggtgattgatcCCAAGGGCACTCTGTCACTGAACAACGCCCcaagccctatttatttatttatttattttttagagagagagagaggagaaagagagaattttttaatatttattttttagttttcggcggacacaacatctttgtttatatgtggtgctgaggatcgaacccgggccgcacgcatgccaggcgagcgcactaccgcttgagccacatccccagcctcccatttattttttagagacaggtctcactaaattgcttagggcttgccttgaacttgtgatcctcctgcctcagcctccaagttgctggggttacaggcatgtgccacctcacccgcctgaagaaatgtttttacaaaaaagaaatgataaatgttttgaGTAGATATTTTTACCCAGATTTGAACATTGTACATTGAATActtgtatcaaaacatcacacagTATCTggtaaatatttatagtttttacattttgattttaaaaataaataagaataaaagtgaaagaaagagctAAATAAATGGAAGACATTTCATGTTCATGGTCAGGGAGAATTAATATGATCACTACAGGGAACTAATTTTCTGGggtaatggaaatattttaaaagagacatGATCATACAAATGTGTTACTCTtgtagggaggggaagaatagaatttcagtggataaaacaaaggcaaatgaaaagaagggagggggatagaataggaataggaataggaaagacagtggaatgaatctgacacaactttcctatgcacacatatgaagacaccacagtgaatctccacatcatgtgcaaccacaagactgggatcctaattagaataagatatgtttgtataaatacgtcaaaatatactttactgtcatgatatctaaaaagaataaaaattttttaaaaatgttactctACTAGAACACTGAATTACACACtcccatttgtcaattttatgtcaGTTCGTAAGTTGACTTTTATCACAATAAAGGgtgaaaaaaatgttacaaattatcttaaaagataataattttaaatggaacCCCATAAATGTTTAATAGCATAAAATTCATCCCTCAGCCTCAAATTACAGCCTTATGCATGCTCAGCTGCTTAGCAAGAGTTTGTACTATAATCTTGTTTAGGATTTAGGGTCTGAAAACACTGCATATTTGCTTTCTCAGCCTCTCTTTTGGTCATGGACTTAAATTCAGGTTTATGGTACCTGAAAAGAATTTTCAGGAGGGTGGGGCTGTGGAGAAACTTGCCCATCATACAAGAGAGAGaggcgggggagggagggaaggaaggagagggagagacacAGAAGTGATTCTTAGAACTTCTGCAGGCCTTTTATAACCATTCAACACCATGAAGATAGTGGACTAGAAAGACATAAAGACCCCAAATCCTAGATAAGATTATTGGAAACAACCCTAGAACCACCAACTATTTCCAATTATTTGGTTAAGTGAAACCATAAATGTCCCTGTAAGCCACTCTATTTGGGAATTTTGCCCTTTGCAGATATAGTATAAGATAATATAGGGATCAATAGTGCAGACTGCCTGTGGTCAAATTTTAGTTCTCATGATATAGGTAACTAACTATTCTGACCTTcatttctaaaaggaaatattAACTACCTACTTTGAAGGGTGTTATGATTAAGAGTTAATAGAACTGGGGCTTGGCTTCCATAAGTACTCAGTAAGTGCTAAAAGCATGCTCACTGATACAGAGAATTCACAAAAAGGTTGAACTGCTGCAATTATAAGGGTTTTCTTCTATAAACAAAGATTTTCCTGACTTCTGTTGTTCTGTACTCTTAAGCAATCATAAAGCTTATTCCCCTCCACCTTTGAATTTTTGAGTATACGTATCATGTGATTTCCCTTTGTAAACAAAAACGAAAAACCAAAAACTTTCACTTCTTCACATCATTTATTCCTAATTTCATTAACCATTCTTGTTGGTTATTTTGGCTTTCCCTCTCTGTAAGCTCTCAGGGTCTCTTTTGAAGCATACTCTTTAGAATTTTCAGCTGAAAAGTATTGAGTGATTATTATATGCCAAATACTGGTCCTCACAATCCAGCTATACTCTAGTTAATTCAGGGGTGGAATTTCCTTCCTTGATTAGATCATGAGTATTTACATGAGACTAGCCAAAAGACAGCAAATATCTGATtatcctttccattttttctttctcatggcAGACGTCACCAATCAATcacagcatttttcttttttcctcttgggggaggggctcagaaaccTTCTCATGGCACTCCAGGAAActataatgattaaaattaaattgaatttctcacttctttttttaaaaaaaattatttgtaattgtAGACGGACAGAAACAatgcttttactttatttgtttatttttatgtggtgctgaggatcaaacccagtgcctcatgcatgctaggcaagcactctgcagctgagctacatccccagcccaaatttctcacttctgatagaaaaaaaaaacattgcattAGCTTTATATTACCATTATGACACCACCAAAATATTTGAATCTTTTCCTTATCTATCTCTCACAAGCCATGTATTAAGCCTCATTAATACATGtttaattgatttttcaaaaaaaatttttgcttctgatctttgtgtatttaatttcaaataattatagtaaaaaaaatggTGTGATTTGTTTTTACTTGACACTTGTCCATATTACAGGTAAGTAACCATAGAATCAAAGAAAAAGTTAACATAAAGATCAACCATACTATAATTGACAGAGCTCTACACATATCCCTATTaaattttaacagctttattgagatacaataacccatttaaaaatattttagcatattcaCCAAGATCTCTATTAAATTCCAtcgttttatttttaactcatttttctAAATCTCATAATTCTGACATTTAGATTGCTAATTTTCCCTTGCATGcatgtactctctctctctctttctgctctaATAAAATGACACAGGATAGAGTTAAAATATTAACCCTGTTGGGTGGCTATCAGTTGTGATAACTCCATTCAGCAAaacatcattttttcctccaaggAGAATCAAATAAATAAGCTATGAAACCACCCTCACTGCATTGCCAACCTACACCAACCCTGGAAGCATGACAAATACAGTAAGGACAGTGTCTGCTTGTCAACTCAGCTAGTAATCCCCAAAGAAAAGATAAGTGCCAGCGTGCATGACTTGTTCTATATGCCTGCATCTTATTTTATCTTGAGTCACAAATCATGAGACCCAGAATTTGGCTAACGACTGTCATAAACTCTTCTGGTCTGCAGATGCAGGATcaaattacattcttttttttttttttttttttttaagattaggaTAAGATTTGTGTGTGTCCAATCTTTGGCATCTCCTTGTAAAGAGTGAGTTGTTTGATTCACTGCTCTGATGTTTCCTGTCACATAATAGGCCCTcaatattgaatgaataaatgaatgcctTCAACAAAAATTTCTGATACTGTCTTCATGAGTGTTTTTACAAAGTGCAAAAATTAGCAATTGCTAACTTTGGCCTCCCCATCAGCCCTTATCTTAAAGGTCACTTCCTTCAGGAAGCCTTTCTGAAACCTTCCACTAAGTAAGGCACTCCTGATCTCAGCTCCATTTCACAGGGATTCATTGCTGATAAAAGCTGCATGAGGAaagtttctgtatttattttctgtgttcatCTTTGTATCTCCAATTATAAGTTCCATGCCCAGCACACAGTAAATGCTAAATCGATATTTGTTAAATGATTGAATGAATTGGGAATGTAATTTGCGTCAGAGGCAAGAACTCCTTCGAAGTAACCAGGTGTTCTTGTGCTACCTATTCACCTGTCTTGTGTTTTCTTAACaactgaggtataatttacatataaaattcaCTCATTAACTTCTTgctgatttttcttctctttcattgtGTGTGTGGAAATCATCTTTCTGAtggtaaaaatggaaagaaaatagaggTTGAATGTTGTGGTATCTGAGAGCTGAATTTACCAGGGTACATTTCCTGGCTTTATTTCTCAATTGAAACCTTAAGCAAATCAAagcccagagattctgatttgtAAAATCGCACTATGGAGTGTCCTCATTGGATCCTCTAAGCACTAAATGACACATGTAAAAGATCCACTGAAGAGGAAATAACTCAAAAACTGTAGATTCCCTCCCTTCCTTGTCATGGTAACCTTGGACCTCATAAGCAGTAGGCCTATTCTttcaccatcatcattattttgttctgagcatattttttaaaacacccaatcttcttgcttcCCCAGTATTTCTGCAAGTCCCACTTCATTCTGTGATATAGGTTTTCTGGCAAAATTCTTACAGATTTGGGTCcctctttttattcattcttgagcatattgttttttttcctccatcttttgcatttgctgattaaaaaaaaaaaacccacctgaGATCACTAGAAAACAGTGGTTTCTTTAGTTGCCATTCCCTTTCTTCCTCATTGTGAGTATTGTGaactcagaattttatttttcaaagcctCCTGTTCTCCTAAGAGTGAACAGTTCCTTTTGCAGCCTCTTGTCTCAAAAGCATACCTATCTCTTCCTTGGATCTGCTACTTAAAGTCTCCAACTGCCTGCCTTCTCTGTGTCTTGTATTACCGCCACATCCCCCGGGTTTCTACCGCTTCCCCATGATCAACCAATTCTTCCCTGGGAGTCACATTACATCAGCATTACTAATGCAATATCTgttatatacctttttttttttaaattctaggcAATCAATTTAAAACGAACCTCGGTACTGGTAAAATTTAACATGGAGGATGGATTGTCTGAGGTTAAATGCAAACTCCTGCGAGATTTGGGGACatacatttatattcatattaaatatatacctGTTGAATTTGTGCTTTTTCTCAATGCTTCAGAGACCCCGAGCTTTTGAGGGATTGGCATGGTAGAGAAGATGGGTTTCCAAAAATTTCGCCAAAACTTCAAGACTCCATTAAAAGGACTGCTCCATACACTCAAGGAACACCCACCAACAAAATCCATCTTCACAACCACTAGATTAGCTCACTGGCGAGTGAGACTGCAAGGTTTGGGGGCCCGACTATACCACTCTGCGCTGCGCATGGGGGGGTATGCTCCCATTTGCCTGCAACTAGACGTTTCCCCCTCGCTTGGTTTTGCCCCTGCTCCCCCTGCGCAGGCATCTACAGTGCGTCAGGCCGGCGCTTTATAGAGGCAGCCTGGGCGGCTCCGCTCGCTGTTTTTCTTCTCTGGGTTGTGCTTTTTCCCGCTGTTAGCGAAGATGCAGCTCAAACCGATGGAGATTAACCCTGAGGTGAGCGCCGTTGCCCGGGGGAGCGGAGGGCTTAGGGTCAGCGGTGGCAAAGGAATGGTATcgctgacttatttttttttcctttgcatttgcCTTTCAGATGCTGAACAAAGTGAGTGTGTCTCGTGCTTTCTTGGCCCCCCTCCCCCGAGAGCGTGGAGACGAAGGCGCCCACCGAGCCGCGCCCTGCGCGCTCCTGAGGCGGCTGGGCTGGGGCATACTGGGCGCTTTCTGCCCCTGCATTTGTGGGGTGACTCTGCGAAACCACTtcgggggagagggaggaggatgcGCCCAGATGGGAACAAGTGCTGGGAAGAGCTCGGAAGAGCTCATGAGGGCGTGGCGCTGGCCGCGCAGACTCTGGTACCCGGGCTTCGCCCGAGCCACGTGTGGGCTGCGCTTTGTGCTGTGTCATTGCACTGGCGCtgggtggggcggggcggggccttcTCCTGGACTCGGGCGTGGGTGTGAGGTTCGCGCGTGCTGGCCCCGCCCCCTAGCAGGTGCGGGTGATTTGTCGGTCCCCGAGCGCCTGGTCGCTTTATCTCCTCTCTGCAGGTGCTGGCCCGGCTGGGGGTCGCGGGCCAGTGGCGTTTCGCTGACGTACTGGGGTTGGAGGAGGACGCTCTAGGCTCGGTGCCAGCACCTGCCTGCgcgctgctgctgctgtttcctCTCACTGCCCAGGTAGGGAGGGGGGGTCTGGGATGGTCAGGTCCTCGACGGTGCACGGTGCTTCCAAACCCCAGCTTGGCATTGAGGGCTCCCCACCTGGCCTGACTTCCAGACCTGACTAACTGGCTCCTTTTGTTGGGGATAAAGGTCGCACCCTCTCCCCGGCGGGGTGGGAGGGAGTATCTGCACTTTCCGTAATATCTATTCACTGGGGCGCCTCTTGTAGTAGTGTCTAAAGTTGCCTTAAATTGGGAAGAGAAGGAACCCAATTATCCCCAATCTCCCATCCCAATTATCCAGGGAAATCCTACGCATGAGTTGAATTTAGGCTTTTCTGAGTCTTCCACTTGGGGGACTGTTGGTAATTTCCCTTTTAAGGATTGTAACCTGTCAGCTCATTATTTGCTTCTGACTCCCACCTAGAGCTAATTTGGATGGACCTGTCCAAATCACAAGGACACAAAAGCTTCTTTAACTCACCTCGATTGCCTCGGTTCCTGGAGGCCTTGGGGGGTTCTTCCCACCCCTTCACTCCCCACAGCATACACGCTCTTGAGTGCACCTTTTGAAGTGGAATCACTTGTGTGGTTCCTGTGCTGGGACCCTCTTTACCCCTTTCTTTACCCTCTGGTCTCTCTGACCTTGTagctaaatgtaatttttattttctttaagtggTCTTTCTCCTACAGTGGAGTGAGGATATATGTACCTCAGAGATTGAGCATCAGATAAAAAATCATAATTGGGATATTTGTTGTCTTGCAATGTAGGGAAGCCTGGTAATTAGTATGTTGTCTAGTTCCTATTGCTGTCACATGACTGCATTTGGGACACCATTCCAAACAGTAAAGTTAAATGAAGCATCATCCTTACACTAGGTATAACTAGAAGCATCCTTGGCCTAAACAAAAGTCCATGTGGAAATTCCAGACCTTCCTCTTAGTACATGggctaaatattatttaaaaaaaaaattattgtggcTGTAAGGATAATCTCACTGGCATGTTTTTCTAGCCGAAGTCTTTACTTGGGTAAAATTTCAAATCATTGCTACTCAAATTGGCTTCCTTgaccacatacaaaataatatcTAGCTCCTACTTGAGCATCTGAGTTTTCCATTAGAGGAACCATGATGACTCGGGGTTTTGAGCAGCACTCGGTCAAGGCCTCTGGGAGGCAGTGGTGCAGCATGCTTGCCTTCTGAAGCTCCCAGGTCTCCTTTTGCTGGCTCCAGTGGATCTTTTTAAGGAACATTCTAGTTTGAAAGGCTGTGTTTTGTTCTTCAATCTGTCAAATTTACCAATCACCTATTCTACACAGAATTCCCACTGAGCAAAAAACACTGAAGCAAATTTAACGAAAAGTCAGGCTTATGGGTTGAGTCTATGAACAAACCAATGCTAAATCAGAAAGCATCTACTTTTAACTAAGGTAATATTGTGAAATCCTAAATGGACTTCttctaaaacattaattttaagtgGTGGTGAAATATTTGCAGAAGTATCTTCATACAACAGCTTAAATGACCCTAATGCTGCTATGGTTGtcctattttgaaattttatctaaTTGGTCTAGAGAGGTGAAAATCTTAAACAGTCTGAGTAACAGTTCAAGGATCTGGTAGCTAGAAAGCAAGAACTTCCTACTAGTTGGGGTCAAGCTCAAACTTCATTTCCATGTACAGTAATGCAAGACATAGAGTTGGAAACATTTCTTGTGTTCTGTCTGAATTTTGCTGGTTATGGAAAATTAGTGTTTCATAGCGTTAATACCCTGCTGTTAACAGAAGTCATAACTTTTAAGGTCTTTAGAACTCATTTGGGAAAGATCTAGACAGTCTTATTGAATTACTATGCAAAAAGCTAGCAGATGCTCCCGTTCATATACTAGATCCTATCTTCTACTCCAGATTGATAATCTGTCCTCAGATTAAACTGTGAAACTGGCAAGGACAACCTGCTATCACTTCTTCCTCTTGTATGGTGAGAAGTTTTTATAAAATCACAGCTCAACACTTGGTCCAGTTAGTTGTCTCTTTTCTAAAAAACGGGGGCAAAGAAATAGGTCATTTCTTTCAATTGTTCTTTTCAACAGTTAAGCTTGTATATGGTTTTGTGTTTGAAAACATCTACCTGGACAGAATAGAAGTAGAATGTCAAAGAATAGTGTAATGTAAACTAGCTGGTGTTATTGTTGGGAATTAAATTGATCATCTTAATTAGGATGTCTCTGAAATACAGCTGGTGTtagtgtgaaagaaagaaaataataaacacatcCCTGTGTTCTGACTTCATGGTACCCTCTATCTCAAGCTAAAAGGTTGCAGTGGTGTCTAGACAGAGCCTTGGGCAACATCCAAGACAGTGACTGCACTGCAGCATAAGGGTGGAGTCTGAGAACCTCCTGGAGCCCCACTGGCCTGTGTGGGATGGGAGGCAGTCAGGCCACCGTCTGGGCGTGGCCAGATCTAGAACCAAGGCTCCTGCTCACACATCCCACTTGTGTTTCCATTTATGTAGCAGAACTCACTGTGCTGCCATCTGTTCTTTTGCGTTtgcattttaatatgtaaaaaaaatgctTCCATTCACAGCATGAGAACTTCAGGAAAAAACAGATTGAAGAATTGAAGGGGCAAGAAGTTAGCCCTAAAGTGTACTTCATGAAACAGACCATCGGGAACTCCTGTGGTACAATCGGACTGATACATGCAGTGGCTAATAATCAAGACAAGCTGGAATTTGGTACGTGTGGCCGCTCACCCTCTATTTAAACTCAAAACATGGAGTTCAGAAGGCACAATTAACTGACCCATTTTATTCTCCTGGGCTGATCCAACAAAATCACTGTCTTAAAATGGTCTTAAAACCTGTTTAGTCAGGGGTGCTAGTTAAACAGCTACCATCTATGAGTGgattcttattgtttcttttgagggGAGGAAGCTCATTTTCTAGGAAGTGTAATTAGGTTGCCTCCACCTGAGGTGATGGTTTGTCTGCTAGCATTTTTGTGGTTCtgaggtaaaggaaaaaaaacactgagGGCTGATTGGTGTAGTGATTCTCACATGCTTCTCCTATTCAGTTCTCAACAATTCTAGAGAATTAGATGATGCTGAGAAGAATATCAACACGTAGGACCTGTCTTGAATGGTTCAGTGTCTCATAAGCAACTGGAGAACCAAACCAGCTCAGAGTAGTGAGGTTCCTCAGGGAGGAATGCTCCTGAGGGAGGTGGAGCAGCAGGTAAAAACCTTGGGTGCAGGTATGAGCAAAGTCAGGTCAAGGGCTTTAGCCACCTGCAGTGAATGCTATGGGGGATAGAAGTGAGTCTGAGCCCTTGAGTTTCTCAGAAGTTCAaggaattgggggtggggggggttaAAATAACATGGGCATTCTGTGTGATTTAGGACAGAATAAATTTGTTTAGG from Marmota flaviventris isolate mMarFla1 chromosome 7, mMarFla1.hap1, whole genome shotgun sequence encodes the following:
- the Uchl1 gene encoding ubiquitin carboxyl-terminal hydrolase isozyme L1; its protein translation is MQLKPMEINPEMLNKVSVSRAFLAPLPRERGDEGAHRAAPCALLRRLGWGILGAFCPCICGVTLRNHFGGEGGGCAQMGTSAGKSSEELMRAWRWPRRLWYPGFARATCGLRFVLCHCTGAGWGGAGPSPGLGRGCEVLARLGVAGQWRFADVLGLEEDALGSVPAPACALLLLFPLTAQHENFRKKQIEELKGQEVSPKVYFMKQTIGNSCGTIGLIHAVANNQDKLEFEDGSVLKQFLSETEKMSPEDRAKCFEKNEAIQAAHDAVAQEGQCRVDDKVNFHFILFNNVDGHLYELDGRMPFPVNHGTSSEGSLLQDAAKVCREFTEREQGEVRFSAVALCKAA